Proteins co-encoded in one Bremerella sp. TYQ1 genomic window:
- a CDS encoding ABC transporter permease, with protein MTTVDIAAEESASPSPETRSWWQTVDRRLEDLGEYLNPILVKETRQALKSRHFAITFALVLLTSWIWSLLAIYFRYPGILYSPDGPYLMVGYVDILLFPLIVIIPFSAFRSLASEREDGTFELLSISTLSPRQIITGKLISSMVQMLVYLSALAPCLAFTYLLRGIDIITIGYVLCWAFLASVLLSGVGLVLACVTQQRHWQSALSVIVILLFIFLFIVGLVISYGSIYEDSGWRMYDNSDFWLTSFALLTVYASYLYLLIEVASAQITFASENRSAGIRRAMLIQHLLAIGWLGYMALRFPQEQEILMTLGILLALHWFIMGAFINGESPTISPRIKRGIPTFSLDRIWRNWLIPGPDRGYLFVVTSLLSGLIIIGCVAFFNSLNGLSSTDSANAFFYAAGLMTYCMCFLSIGRLIMRLVTLVVRADIFVSVILHLILLVTSVMLPLGFQVLTNRTMDRNFNHWTNPFWFFVEGMDDSAFVGQPWVTLFVVAMMVFSAGLFLLNFLLSARKLFPTREVDPRFLPENLPETLEPTSDPLA; from the coding sequence GTGACTACTGTCGATATCGCCGCGGAAGAATCGGCTTCGCCGTCGCCGGAAACTCGTTCTTGGTGGCAAACGGTCGATCGCCGCTTGGAAGACCTGGGCGAGTATCTCAACCCGATCCTGGTTAAGGAGACGCGTCAGGCCCTTAAAAGCCGGCACTTCGCGATCACGTTCGCCTTGGTGCTTTTGACCAGTTGGATCTGGTCGCTGCTGGCCATCTATTTCCGCTACCCGGGAATTCTTTACTCGCCGGATGGTCCCTACTTGATGGTCGGCTACGTCGACATCTTGCTGTTTCCACTGATTGTGATCATTCCCTTCTCGGCGTTTCGTTCGCTGGCGTCGGAGCGGGAAGATGGCACGTTCGAGTTGCTTTCGATCTCGACGCTCAGCCCTCGTCAAATTATCACCGGTAAACTGATCAGTTCCATGGTCCAGATGCTGGTTTACCTGTCGGCGTTGGCCCCTTGTCTTGCGTTCACCTATCTGCTGCGTGGGATTGATATCATCACCATCGGCTACGTCCTGTGCTGGGCCTTCTTGGCGTCGGTGCTTCTCTCGGGCGTCGGCTTGGTGCTGGCCTGTGTTACGCAGCAGCGACATTGGCAGTCGGCGTTGTCGGTGATTGTTATTTTGCTGTTCATCTTCCTGTTTATTGTTGGCTTAGTCATCAGCTACGGCAGCATCTACGAGGACTCCGGATGGCGGATGTACGATAACTCGGACTTCTGGCTGACTTCTTTTGCGCTGCTTACCGTTTACGCCAGTTACCTTTATCTGCTGATCGAAGTCGCTTCGGCTCAGATTACGTTTGCCAGCGAAAACCGCTCGGCAGGCATTCGCCGGGCAATGCTGATCCAGCACCTGCTGGCCATCGGCTGGCTCGGCTACATGGCCCTTCGCTTTCCGCAAGAGCAAGAGATCTTGATGACCCTTGGCATCCTGCTGGCACTGCACTGGTTTATCATGGGGGCATTTATCAACGGCGAATCCCCCACGATCTCACCACGGATCAAACGAGGCATTCCGACGTTTTCGCTCGATCGCATCTGGCGAAACTGGCTCATCCCGGGGCCTGACCGTGGCTATTTGTTCGTCGTGACGTCGCTACTCAGCGGCTTGATCATCATCGGCTGTGTGGCGTTTTTCAATTCGCTCAACGGACTTTCATCGACCGATTCGGCCAACGCGTTTTTCTATGCGGCAGGGTTGATGACGTATTGCATGTGCTTTCTGTCGATCGGCCGACTGATCATGCGGTTGGTCACGCTTGTCGTTCGCGCGGATATCTTTGTCTCGGTCATCTTGCATCTCATTTTGCTGGTGACCAGCGTGATGCTGCCGCTTGGCTTTCAGGTGCTCACCAATCGGACCATGGACCGCAACTTCAACCACTGGACCAATCCGTTCTGGTTCTTTGTTGAAGGAATGGACGACTCCGCGTTCGTGGGGCAGCCGTGGGTGACCCTGTTTGTGGTTGCGATGATGGTCTTTTCCGCAGGTCTGTTTCTGCTGAACTTCCTGCTCTCGGCGAGAAAGCTGTTCCCGACGCGTGAAGTCGATCCCCGCTTCCTGCCTGAGAACCTTCCGGAAACGCTCGAACCGACCAGCGATCCCTTGGCCTAG
- a CDS encoding ABC transporter ATP-binding protein, whose translation MIATRTPVIELRRLHRFFGKTKAVNDVSFEVYPGQVYGYIGPNGAGKTTSMRILATLDLPTAGDALIDGYSVINDPDKVRRRLGFMPDAFGVYANVNCREYLDFFARSYGLRGRERRLAMDKTMEFTGLDVLAEKPISGLSKGMKQRLCLGRSMIHDPAVLILDEPAAGLDPRARIELREMIARLAQHGKTILVSSHILTELAEMCDVVGIIEQGQLLATGSVADIQRGQLTKSRVRVRVLENTQGLADWLTERESYDEIVTDGELLHFSHIGERAEEAVLLKEMIEAGFRIAEFGARHSTLEDVFLNVTKGRVQ comes from the coding sequence ATGATTGCGACACGCACGCCGGTCATCGAACTGCGAAGACTGCACCGCTTCTTTGGCAAGACCAAAGCCGTGAATGACGTTTCGTTCGAAGTCTACCCCGGTCAGGTTTACGGCTATATCGGCCCTAATGGCGCAGGGAAAACGACCAGCATGCGAATCCTCGCTACGCTCGATCTTCCCACCGCCGGCGACGCGTTAATCGATGGCTATTCGGTAATTAACGACCCTGATAAAGTTCGTCGGCGGCTTGGATTCATGCCCGACGCGTTTGGCGTATATGCCAACGTGAATTGCCGCGAGTATCTCGACTTCTTTGCACGTTCTTACGGCCTGCGTGGACGTGAACGCCGACTGGCAATGGACAAAACAATGGAGTTCACGGGGCTGGATGTACTGGCCGAAAAGCCGATCAGTGGCCTCTCGAAAGGGATGAAGCAACGGCTTTGCCTGGGCCGGTCGATGATTCACGATCCAGCGGTACTGATTCTGGATGAACCAGCCGCAGGGCTCGATCCCCGGGCACGTATCGAACTTCGCGAGATGATTGCCCGACTTGCTCAACATGGCAAAACGATTCTCGTCAGCTCGCACATTTTGACCGAGCTTGCCGAGATGTGCGACGTGGTCGGCATTATCGAGCAGGGACAACTTCTCGCGACCGGCAGCGTCGCCGACATCCAGCGGGGGCAACTGACCAAAAGCCGCGTTCGCGTTCGGGTGCTCGAAAACACGCAAGGACTTGCCGATTGGCTGACCGAACGAGAGAGCTACGACGAGATTGTCACCGATGGCGAACTGCTTCACTTTTCGCACATCGGCGAACGTGCCGAGGAAGCGGTGTTGTTGAAAGAAATGATTGAAGCCGGTTTTCGCATCGCGGAGTTCGGGGCACGTCATTCGACGCTGGAAGATGTCTTCCTGAACGTCACGAAAGGAAGGGTTCAGTGA
- a CDS encoding metallopeptidase family protein has protein sequence MDSQSRETFDLHLEHVLARLPESISTLLDKVPMIVEDYPSDALLRQLGLHSRRQLCGLYTGIPLSNRSIQGPAVPSDVIQIFREGILSQTRYVNGQVTAEGLQEQIRITILHELGHHFGMTEEDLDELGYG, from the coding sequence ATGGACTCGCAATCTCGCGAAACGTTTGATCTGCATCTCGAGCACGTACTTGCTCGTTTGCCTGAATCGATTTCGACGCTGCTCGATAAAGTTCCTATGATCGTCGAAGATTACCCGTCCGATGCATTGTTGCGGCAGCTTGGGCTACATAGCCGACGTCAGTTGTGCGGACTTTATACCGGTATCCCGCTATCCAACCGATCGATTCAAGGGCCCGCGGTTCCGTCGGATGTCATTCAGATCTTCCGCGAAGGGATCCTTTCGCAAACCCGATACGTCAATGGGCAAGTCACCGCCGAAGGACTGCAGGAGCAGATCCGGATCACCATTCTGCACGAGCTGGGACATCATTTCGGCATGACTGAAGAGGATCTTGACGAGCTAGGCTACGGCTAA
- the nadE gene encoding NAD(+) synthase, whose protein sequence is MLNVKVAAAVLNQTPLDWEGNTQNILDALQAARDQGASIVCLPELCITGYGCEDAFLSAGMRRMAWEKLQELLPATKGLVACIGLPISYRGLVFNVAAIVADGKLMGLVPKKNLAGDGIHYEPRWFKPWPSGKRTYYEEGDQKIPLGDLVFDFDGVMVGLEICEDAWVATRPGGRLAELGVDLILNPSASHFAFGKQEVRRRFVLEGSRAFHAAYVYANLLGNEAGRAIYDGGAMVASEGRLLAEAPRFSFRNVVVTTAVVDIDVNRMNRAKSDAFVLNFDAAKDQVVTSQFALPHGNPEVKEQTLAAWEKSDRLKEEEFTRAVTLGLFDYLRKSRSRGFVVSLSGGADSAAVATLCAYMVQFALGDIGVDQFARKLPYIEGLNEIVNAADVNRILLTCVYQATRNSGDVTYEAAKGVAETVGANFHRIDVDDIVQKYMALGEQMLGRPLTWEQDDIALQNIQARTRSPSIWLIANLKNALLLSTSNRSEAAVGYATMDGDTSGGLCPVSGIDKAFLREWLVWMEEEGPQGYGCLPVLELINKQQPTAELRPSDQNQTDEGDLMPYTVLDAIERLAIRDKQVAVEVLAHLREKYPVYTLQELGNFIQRFFQLWSRNQWKRERYAPGFHLDDENLDPKTWCRFPILSGGFQVELKQMWDKIDELEPKETE, encoded by the coding sequence GTGCTGAACGTCAAAGTTGCCGCTGCGGTCCTCAACCAAACGCCGCTCGACTGGGAAGGAAACACGCAAAACATCTTGGATGCCCTCCAGGCGGCACGCGATCAGGGGGCATCCATCGTCTGCCTGCCGGAACTGTGCATCACAGGGTATGGCTGCGAAGATGCGTTTCTTTCTGCCGGGATGCGACGCATGGCGTGGGAAAAATTGCAAGAGCTTCTGCCGGCAACGAAAGGCTTAGTGGCTTGCATCGGCCTGCCGATTTCGTACCGCGGTTTGGTCTTCAACGTTGCCGCGATTGTCGCCGATGGCAAACTGATGGGTTTGGTCCCGAAAAAGAATCTCGCCGGTGACGGGATCCATTACGAGCCGCGCTGGTTCAAACCATGGCCGAGCGGCAAGCGCACCTATTATGAAGAAGGCGACCAAAAGATTCCGCTGGGGGACTTGGTCTTTGATTTCGATGGTGTGATGGTCGGTCTCGAGATCTGCGAAGATGCCTGGGTCGCGACGCGGCCGGGGGGACGTCTCGCCGAACTAGGCGTCGATTTGATCTTAAACCCAAGCGCCAGCCATTTCGCATTCGGCAAGCAGGAAGTTCGTCGCCGGTTTGTGCTGGAAGGATCAAGGGCGTTTCATGCCGCTTACGTCTATGCCAACTTGCTCGGCAACGAAGCAGGTCGGGCGATCTACGATGGCGGAGCGATGGTTGCTTCCGAAGGTCGCTTGTTGGCTGAAGCCCCGCGGTTCAGTTTCCGGAATGTGGTCGTCACCACGGCAGTGGTCGATATCGACGTGAACCGCATGAACCGGGCCAAGAGCGATGCGTTTGTGCTCAACTTCGATGCGGCGAAAGATCAAGTCGTCACGTCGCAGTTTGCTTTGCCTCACGGAAACCCTGAGGTAAAAGAACAAACGCTCGCGGCGTGGGAAAAGTCGGACCGATTGAAGGAAGAAGAGTTCACCAGGGCAGTCACGCTGGGCCTGTTCGATTACCTTCGCAAAAGTCGTTCGCGCGGATTTGTTGTTTCGCTTTCTGGTGGAGCCGATTCGGCTGCTGTGGCAACGCTTTGTGCTTACATGGTGCAATTCGCGCTGGGCGACATCGGCGTCGATCAGTTCGCACGAAAACTGCCGTACATCGAAGGTCTCAACGAAATCGTCAACGCAGCCGATGTGAATCGCATTTTGCTAACATGCGTTTATCAGGCCACACGCAACAGCGGCGACGTGACCTACGAAGCGGCTAAGGGAGTTGCCGAAACGGTCGGTGCGAATTTTCACCGTATCGATGTGGACGACATCGTCCAGAAGTACATGGCTCTTGGCGAGCAAATGCTTGGTCGTCCCCTGACTTGGGAACAGGACGACATCGCGCTGCAGAACATTCAAGCGAGAACCCGATCGCCAAGCATCTGGCTGATTGCCAACTTGAAGAATGCTCTTTTGCTTTCGACCAGCAATCGCTCTGAGGCGGCGGTCGGTTATGCCACCATGGATGGCGATACGAGCGGCGGGCTTTGTCCCGTTTCGGGGATCGACAAAGCGTTCCTCCGCGAGTGGCTTGTCTGGATGGAAGAGGAAGGACCGCAAGGATATGGCTGTTTGCCGGTGCTAGAGCTCATTAATAAGCAGCAACCAACCGCCGAGCTTCGTCCGTCCGATCAAAATCAAACCGATGAAGGCGACTTAATGCCATACACGGTGCTCGATGCGATTGAACGTTTAGCCATCCGAGACAAGCAAGTCGCCGTCGAAGTGCTGGCCCATTTGCGGGAGAAGTACCCCGTTTACACGCTCCAGGAGCTAGGTAACTTCATTCAGCGTTTCTTCCAGCTTTGGAGCCGCAACCAGTGGAAGCGGGAACGTTACGCCCCGGGCTTTCACCTGGACGACGAAAACCTCGATCCGAAGACCTGGTGTCGATTCCCGATCTTGTCAGGCGGATTCCAAGTGGAACTCAAGCAAATGTGGGACAAGATCGACGAATTGGAACCGAAGGAAACGGAATAG